A window of the Vigna angularis cultivar LongXiaoDou No.4 chromosome 3, ASM1680809v1, whole genome shotgun sequence genome harbors these coding sequences:
- the LOC108325251 gene encoding 40S ribosomal protein S17-like: MGRVRTKTVKKSSRQVIERYYSRMTLDFHTNKKVLEEVAIIPSKRLRNKIAGFSTHLMKRIQKGPVRGISLKLQEEERERRMDFVPEVSAIRTDQIEVDKETIDMLAALGMSDVPGVVKVDPVAVQAPPAFGRGAGGRRY, translated from the coding sequence ATGGGGCGTGTTAGGACGAAGACAGTGAAGAAGTCGTCAAGGCAAGTGATAGAGAGGTATTACTCTCGCATGACGCTGGACTTCCACACCAACAAGAAGGTTCTGGAAGAGGTGGCCATCATTCCGTCAAAGAGGCTCCGTAACAAAATCGCCGGCTTCTCCACCCACCTTATGAAGCGCATCCAGAAGGGACCAGTGCGCGGCATCTCCCTCAAGCTGCAGGAGGAGGAGCGCGAGCGCCGCATGGACTTCGTCCCTGAAGTCTCTGCCATCCGGACCGACCAGATCGAGGTCGACAAGGAGACCATCGACATGCTCGCCGCCCTCGGAATGTCCGATGTCCCCGGCGTCGTAAAGGTCGATCCGGTTGCCGTTCAAGCACCGCCCGCATTCGGTCGCGGCGCCGGCGGAAGGAGGTATTAA